From the Limosilactobacillus panis genome, one window contains:
- a CDS encoding IS30 family transposase, with the protein MTQTKNIMPKHYQQLQSFERGQIESLTRLGFGVRQIASRPHRSPSTISRELKRGLTTQIDSQKHRSYQGYFAERGAAYYREQRAKCHPKGLLQRAAVFFKSLPKALKAKPRVFSVDTYVHYFKAHYPGFPCPSTATVYRYIEAGKLLELHNYDLPMKLRRRVKRPNHRHARLNKKRLGQSIEDRPAVVRKRQELGHWEGDLVKAKRVESEPALMTLTERVSRMEIIVKLPDYRAETCRQALQDTIDDYGAENFRTITFDNGSEFASLNQVQGTEIYFAHPYSPWERGTNENVNGQLRESFPKGHSFKNLSLVDLQLVQDTLNHRPRRCLSYSCPADVMPQLV; encoded by the coding sequence ATGACCCAAACTAAGAATATCATGCCTAAGCATTACCAACAACTCCAATCTTTTGAACGCGGTCAAATTGAGTCCCTGACTCGATTAGGATTTGGCGTTCGTCAGATCGCCAGCCGGCCTCACCGGAGTCCCAGCACCATTTCTCGCGAATTAAAACGCGGGTTAACCACCCAGATTGATTCCCAGAAACATCGGTCATATCAGGGCTACTTTGCCGAGCGCGGGGCGGCTTACTATCGAGAACAGCGGGCCAAGTGTCACCCCAAAGGTTTACTGCAGCGGGCTGCCGTGTTCTTCAAGTCCCTGCCGAAAGCTTTAAAAGCTAAGCCACGAGTTTTCAGTGTCGATACGTATGTCCACTATTTCAAAGCTCATTACCCGGGCTTTCCCTGCCCATCAACGGCTACGGTCTATCGGTATATCGAGGCTGGCAAGCTCCTGGAGCTTCACAACTATGATTTACCCATGAAGCTACGTCGCCGCGTTAAACGCCCGAATCACCGACATGCCCGCCTGAATAAAAAACGGCTTGGACAGTCCATTGAAGACCGGCCCGCAGTGGTTCGGAAACGTCAGGAGTTGGGCCATTGGGAAGGCGACTTAGTGAAAGCCAAACGGGTTGAGTCCGAACCAGCTTTAATGACGTTAACCGAGCGAGTTAGCCGGATGGAAATTATCGTTAAATTGCCTGATTACCGGGCAGAGACTTGCCGGCAAGCCCTCCAAGATACGATTGATGATTACGGTGCAGAAAACTTTCGGACGATCACGTTTGACAACGGCTCGGAATTCGCTAGTTTAAATCAGGTTCAAGGAACGGAAATCTACTTTGCCCATCCATATTCTCCCTGGGAACGGGGCACTAATGAGAATGTGAATGGTCAATTAAGAGAGTCCTTCCCAAAGGGGCATTCCTTTAAAAACCTCTCATTAGTGGATCTGCAGTTGGTTCAAGACACGCTGAATCACCGTCCCCGCCGCTGTTTAAGCTATAGTTGTCCAGCGGATGTTATGCCACAACTGGTTTAA